A portion of the Halopelagius inordinatus genome contains these proteins:
- a CDS encoding 30S ribosomal protein S12 yields MANGKYAARKLKQDRQKRRWSDSEYARRERGLRKKSDPLEGAPQARGIVLEKVGIEAKQPNSAIRKCVRVQLIKNGKQVTAFCPGDGAISFIDEHDEVTIAGIGGAKGRAMGDLSGVNYKVDKVNGVAMLELVRGNAEKPVR; encoded by the coding sequence ATGGCGAACGGCAAATACGCCGCGCGCAAACTCAAGCAGGACCGGCAGAAGCGACGCTGGTCCGACTCCGAGTACGCGCGCCGCGAACGTGGTCTCCGCAAGAAGTCCGACCCCCTCGAAGGCGCACCGCAGGCTCGCGGTATCGTGCTGGAGAAGGTCGGTATCGAAGCAAAGCAGCCGAACTCGGCCATCCGAAAGTGCGTCCGCGTTCAGCTCATCAAGAACGGAAAGCAGGTCACCGCGTTCTGTCCCGGTGACGGCGCTATCTCGTTCATCGACGAGCACGACGAAGTCACCATCGCCGGTATCGGCGGCGCGAAGGGCCGCGCGATGGGTGACCTCTCGGGCGTGAACTACAAGGTCGACAAGGTAAACGGCGTGGCGATGCTCGAACTCGTCCGCGGTAACGCAGAGAAACCGGTGCGATAA
- a CDS encoding 30S ribosomal protein S7 has product MSESDTPDPDAPADSEEAAANAQLFGVWDVTEIEYTDPSTERYINVTPIAHTMGRHASKQFKKSEISIVERLVNRLMQTEENTGQKQKAMKITKDAFEIVHDRTEENPIQILVRAVENAAPREETVRLKYGGISVPQAVDVAPQRRVDQALMFLAEGTKKGSYKTTTSAAEALAQQLVSAADYDVQSYAINQKEESERVAEAAR; this is encoded by the coding sequence ATGTCCGAGAGCGACACTCCCGACCCCGACGCCCCGGCGGACAGCGAGGAAGCGGCGGCGAACGCGCAACTGTTCGGCGTCTGGGACGTGACCGAGATAGAGTACACCGACCCCTCGACGGAGCGGTACATCAACGTCACCCCCATCGCTCACACGATGGGCCGTCACGCGTCGAAGCAGTTCAAGAAAAGCGAGATCAGCATCGTCGAACGACTCGTCAACCGCCTCATGCAGACCGAGGAGAACACGGGCCAAAAGCAGAAGGCGATGAAGATAACGAAGGACGCCTTCGAAATCGTCCACGACCGCACGGAGGAGAACCCCATCCAGATTCTCGTCCGCGCCGTCGAGAACGCCGCCCCGCGCGAGGAGACTGTCCGCCTGAAGTACGGTGGCATCTCCGTCCCGCAGGCCGTCGACGTCGCACCCCAGCGTCGCGTCGACCAAGCGCTCATGTTCCTCGCCGAGGGGACGAAGAAGGGCTCCTACAAGACGACGACGAGCGCAGCCGAGGCGCTCGCCCAGCAGCTCGTCTCCGCCGCGGACTACGACGTCCAGTCGTACGCTATCAACCAGAAAGAAGAGTCCGAACGCGTCGCGGAAGCGGCCCGATAA